One part of the Nostoc sp. PCC 7120 = FACHB-418 genome encodes these proteins:
- a CDS encoding helix-turn-helix domain-containing protein — MGSYLDIERLASLVRKKRGSRGLRETSVEIGNVSPSTLSRVESGRMPDMETFLALCNWLQVPPAELFRTTEEDQPDTPEAIAIQLRADKKLDPAIANALASLVKAAYRDLSQQDDELKQDP; from the coding sequence ATGGGAAGTTATCTAGATATAGAACGCTTGGCGAGCCTAGTTCGCAAAAAGCGAGGTAGTAGAGGGTTGCGAGAAACTTCGGTAGAAATTGGGAATGTAAGTCCATCTACTCTATCAAGGGTAGAGAGCGGTAGAATGCCGGACATGGAAACATTTTTAGCGCTTTGTAACTGGCTACAAGTACCACCTGCGGAGTTATTTAGAACTACGGAGGAGGATCAACCAGATACGCCTGAAGCGATCGCAATTCAATTACGAGCCGACAAAAAACTTGATCCAGCGATCGCCAATGCTTTAGCGTCCTTAGTCAAAGCAGCCTATCGAGACCTTTCGCAACAAGATGACGAATTGAAGCAAGACCCATAA
- a CDS encoding glycosyltransferase family 2 protein has translation MLNNLVQHLQYRKKQFTRLLERLRSYFYVWLNVKHIHGKRLTWWSKSDCTVLSVVRDCEDYIESFIQHYLALGVKHIVLMDNGSKDGTISRAAKYKQVTIVECHLSFAEYKRDMRQFLIDHYSFNRWCLLVDCDEFFDYPCSDEISFRDLLAWLDIHRYNAVMGQMLDMFPRGAIQTQSNGKNLDFLQSHRWFEIADIEEKLLPSGLSNKMKDKANLKLHYGGVRNRVFNNSPFLSKFALLKPNFRLQLVGSHLVQWANIADITCVMFHYKFLPQFTQVVDKAVREKQYYNNSSEYKRYQEVLLENNTLILHSHNSIEYRNINQLLELGFIKVNKNYIQYKQEINQGQENTRN, from the coding sequence ATGCTTAACAATCTAGTACAACATCTCCAATATAGGAAAAAACAATTTACACGTCTGCTTGAAAGACTACGCTCATATTTTTATGTATGGTTAAATGTAAAACACATTCATGGTAAGAGATTGACTTGGTGGAGTAAGTCTGATTGTACCGTTCTTTCTGTTGTTCGAGACTGTGAAGACTATATTGAATCTTTTATTCAACATTACCTAGCACTAGGTGTTAAACATATCGTCTTGATGGACAATGGTTCAAAAGATGGAACCATCTCGCGGGCTGCTAAATATAAACAGGTTACTATTGTGGAGTGCCATTTAAGTTTTGCAGAATATAAACGCGATATGCGTCAGTTCTTGATTGATCATTATTCGTTTAATCGCTGGTGTCTGCTAGTGGATTGTGATGAATTCTTTGATTATCCATGCTCTGATGAAATTTCGTTTAGAGACTTATTAGCATGGCTGGATATCCACAGATATAATGCTGTAATGGGACAGATGCTAGATATGTTTCCTCGTGGAGCAATTCAAACACAGAGTAATGGGAAAAATCTTGACTTTCTGCAATCGCATCGATGGTTTGAAATCGCAGATATCGAAGAGAAATTGTTACCTTCTGGACTGAGTAATAAAATGAAGGATAAGGCTAATTTAAAGTTACATTATGGTGGCGTTCGCAACAGAGTATTTAATAACTCACCTTTCCTCTCAAAGTTTGCATTATTGAAGCCAAACTTTCGATTACAGTTAGTTGGTAGCCATCTAGTACAATGGGCAAACATAGCAGATATTACTTGTGTTATGTTCCATTATAAATTTCTGCCTCAGTTTACACAAGTGGTTGATAAAGCGGTACGAGAAAAACAGTATTACAACAATTCTTCAGAATACAAACGCTATCAGGAAGTACTACTAGAGAACAATACATTAATTCTACATTCGCATAATTCAATTGAATATAGAAATATTAATCAGTTGTTAGAACTGGGGTTTATAAAAGTAAATAAAAACTATATTCAGTACAAACAAGAAATAAATCAAGGTCAAGAAAATACAAGAAATTAG
- a CDS encoding ABC transporter ATP-binding protein, whose product MSIYQLSQKSYKRNRWRNNDWRLFSRLVPYARRNTKLLILAMVLLLPLALANAVQPLLIGQAVSLIRKESSAYEFLRNRPLSQGLHIIEGVLLFTIVVRLALTGYQGYLLQKLGQKITAAIRQDLFHHVTSLAVRFFDRTPVGKLITRLTSDVEVLGDVFSTGAIGIVSDVVLMVVITGLMFSIQWQLASLLLVMLLPVTWLIIYFQQEYRKANYKAREELSLLNSQLQENVLGINVVQLFRREKFNAELFRTTNQRYTKQVDQTIFFDSAVSATLEWIGLIAIAGVLWVGGWLLSDNQVDFGTLSTFILYAQRLFDPLRDFAEKFTVIQSGFTAIERVSDILDEPIEISDRSNSRFSVFDAKFGYIDEIVADLESQNISDTPNMGEIRFEHVWFAYKDDDYVIKDLDFIIRPGEKVALVGPTGAGKSSIIRLLCRLYEPTQGRILVDGIDIRELPQAELRRYMAVILQEGFLFAGNVKSNITLGDYYTFEEIQAAAQQTNIAEFIEELPLGYDTKLRERGTNLSSGQKQLLAFARAAIRNPQILVLDEATASLDVGTEALVQEALNELLIGRTAIIIAHRLSTIRNVDRIFVLKRGELVEQGSHEELLNSGGLYSTLHNLQMLGT is encoded by the coding sequence ATGAGCATCTACCAACTTTCCCAAAAATCTTACAAACGAAACCGTTGGCGTAACAATGACTGGCGGCTGTTTTCCCGTTTGGTTCCTTACGCCCGGCGTAATACTAAACTCCTAATTCTGGCAATGGTACTGCTATTACCACTTGCTTTGGCTAATGCCGTACAACCCTTGTTAATTGGACAAGCTGTATCCTTAATTCGTAAGGAATCTAGCGCATACGAGTTTTTGAGAAATCGCCCCTTGTCCCAAGGGCTACATATAATTGAGGGAGTCTTACTCTTTACAATTGTTGTTCGTTTAGCGTTGACGGGTTACCAAGGCTATTTGTTACAGAAGTTAGGGCAAAAAATTACAGCCGCTATTCGCCAAGACTTATTTCATCATGTAACTTCTCTGGCAGTCCGTTTCTTCGACCGTACACCCGTTGGTAAACTAATTACCCGACTCACCAGTGATGTAGAAGTATTGGGAGACGTATTTTCCACTGGTGCTATTGGCATCGTCTCTGACGTAGTTTTGATGGTGGTCATTACTGGTTTAATGTTTTCTATCCAGTGGCAACTTGCTTCTTTGCTCCTGGTGATGTTGTTACCAGTTACTTGGTTAATTATTTACTTCCAACAAGAGTACCGCAAAGCTAATTACAAAGCGAGGGAAGAACTCTCTTTATTGAATTCCCAGCTACAAGAGAATGTTTTGGGGATTAACGTAGTCCAGTTATTCCGCCGGGAAAAGTTTAATGCTGAGTTATTTCGGACTACTAACCAACGCTATACCAAACAGGTAGATCAAACTATCTTTTTTGATTCGGCTGTTTCCGCAACTCTGGAATGGATTGGCTTAATTGCGATCGCTGGTGTATTGTGGGTGGGTGGATGGTTACTTTCAGACAATCAAGTTGATTTTGGGACTTTATCGACCTTTATTTTATACGCCCAACGCTTATTCGACCCTTTACGAGATTTTGCGGAAAAATTCACCGTGATTCAATCTGGATTTACGGCCATTGAACGGGTTAGCGACATTTTAGATGAACCGATAGAAATAAGCGATCGCTCCAACTCTCGTTTTTCCGTTTTTGATGCTAAATTTGGTTACATTGATGAAATTGTGGCTGATTTGGAATCTCAAAATATCAGCGACACTCCAAACATGGGAGAAATACGTTTTGAACACGTTTGGTTTGCCTATAAAGACGATGATTACGTCATCAAAGACTTAGACTTTATTATTCGTCCTGGCGAAAAAGTTGCATTAGTAGGGCCTACTGGCGCAGGTAAAAGTTCTATCATCCGTCTTTTATGTCGTCTCTACGAACCCACCCAAGGACGTATCTTAGTCGATGGAATTGATATCCGCGAGTTACCTCAAGCAGAATTACGCCGTTATATGGCGGTAATTTTACAAGAGGGTTTTTTATTTGCTGGTAATGTCAAAAGCAACATTACTTTAGGTGATTACTATACTTTTGAGGAAATTCAAGCAGCCGCACAACAAACAAATATTGCCGAATTTATCGAAGAACTACCCTTAGGTTACGATACTAAATTGCGAGAACGGGGTACAAATCTTTCTAGTGGACAAAAGCAACTGTTAGCTTTTGCTCGTGCAGCTATTCGCAATCCTCAAATTTTGGTTCTAGATGAAGCCACTGCAAGTCTCGATGTTGGTACAGAAGCCTTAGTGCAGGAAGCATTAAACGAATTATTAATTGGGCGAACTGCCATCATTATTGCCCACCGCCTGTCTACAATTCGCAACGTAGATAGAATTTTTGTGTTAAAACGTGGTGAATTAGTGGAACAAGGTAGCCATGAGGAACTGTTAAATTCAGGAGGGCTTTATTCTACTCTGCATAATCTCCAAATGCTGGGAACCTAG
- a CDS encoding ImmA/IrrE family metallo-endopeptidase, whose translation MSLIEKLSTDFRQRCEVITTEQRSLIQLKAFERLPANTLAAKLGATVLTPDQFPNLPAEQVQRLLASDEWSGAIVCDRPLIIVYNPLHADTRYESNVMHEIAHVLLNHKRVGFDPLTGLPKRQQINEDEATYLGGCLQIPKRGLLWATQRKMLLSEIAVYFGASEAMVQFRSNVTNVPVRY comes from the coding sequence ATGTCATTAATTGAAAAACTGTCGACAGACTTTAGACAACGCTGTGAGGTAATCACTACTGAACAACGCAGCTTAATTCAATTGAAAGCTTTTGAGCGATTGCCAGCAAACACCCTAGCCGCTAAATTAGGGGCAACAGTCTTGACACCTGATCAGTTTCCCAATTTACCAGCAGAGCAAGTACAAAGATTACTTGCCAGTGATGAGTGGTCAGGAGCAATTGTATGCGATCGCCCCCTAATAATTGTTTATAATCCCCTTCACGCAGATACAAGATACGAATCAAATGTGATGCACGAAATAGCTCATGTATTGTTAAATCATAAGCGGGTTGGTTTCGATCCATTAACAGGGCTACCAAAACGTCAACAAATTAACGAAGATGAAGCCACTTATTTAGGAGGATGCCTGCAAATTCCCAAACGTGGTTTACTATGGGCAACACAAAGAAAAATGCTCTTATCTGAGATTGCGGTATATTTTGGTGCTAGTGAAGCTATGGTACAGTTTCGCAGTAATGTAACTAACGTACCTGTAAGATACTAA
- a CDS encoding pPIWI_RE module domain-containing protein has protein sequence MPKKSDSNSLLLARMTLREDALKNLQIAILQFPFAEIIAEFRNSMEEVLSPNRKKKVHVPYRQLNNGLVACASTLTHGFEYFDRGDYRALAVGTNENPLRVPTPEQIHELVSIWAQEWTKQFSGKGKTDQVASVCDRFLEKIDIFPSNWFWQSIPTETLIQNINAEKGLGFQAIPSLLATILHGKACVIRSGQREQEIRWRKAQGDGSGRTGLFLVSQPFVAFYLDENGKERTGYFVYRLDFRLQTQAGRFNEISQIKPWIFLHLSCQRYRNPI, from the coding sequence ATGCCTAAAAAATCTGATTCAAATTCCCTTTTACTGGCGCGAATGACGCTTCGGGAAGATGCTTTAAAAAATTTGCAAATTGCGATACTTCAGTTTCCATTTGCCGAAATTATTGCGGAATTTCGTAACAGCATGGAAGAGGTTTTATCCCCAAATCGCAAAAAAAAGGTTCATGTACCTTACAGACAGTTGAATAATGGTTTAGTTGCCTGTGCATCAACTTTAACTCATGGTTTTGAGTATTTTGATAGAGGTGATTATCGAGCTTTAGCTGTAGGCACAAATGAAAATCCCCTTCGAGTTCCCACACCAGAACAAATACATGAGTTAGTGAGTATTTGGGCGCAGGAATGGACAAAGCAATTTTCTGGTAAGGGAAAAACAGATCAGGTCGCTAGTGTTTGCGATCGCTTCCTAGAAAAAATAGACATATTTCCCTCTAATTGGTTTTGGCAATCAATACCAACAGAAACCCTGATCCAAAATATTAACGCCGAAAAAGGACTTGGATTTCAAGCTATACCCAGCCTACTTGCAACTATATTGCATGGAAAAGCCTGTGTTATTCGCTCTGGACAAAGAGAGCAAGAAATTCGCTGGAGAAAAGCACAAGGCGATGGTTCAGGAAGAACGGGACTATTCCTAGTTAGTCAACCATTTGTTGCCTTTTACCTAGATGAGAACGGCAAGGAAAGGACAGGATATTTTGTCTATCGCTTAGATTTTCGCTTACAAACTCAAGCAGGAAGGTTTAATGAAATTAGTCAGATCAAACCTTGGATTTTCTTACATTTAAGTTGCCAGAGATATAGGAATCCTATTTGA